The genomic DNA CAATGCATTTCTCTTAATGTTCCAGCCTTTCCCAAAAGAAAATCTATCCAAACCGAgcctttttttggttctttCCGAGAGGTAAAAATACGTCGTTTATTAATGAGAGCTAGATTGTTTATTCAAGGAATTCCAAAGCCACTAGAAAGAATTGTAATGCTTTATCAGATTAATGCTTTAGTCTAATCAAGCTCcatcactgtctgtctgtctgtctgcccgtctgtctgcctgcctgcctgcctgtctgtctttctgtctgcctgtctgtctgtctgtctgtctgtctgcctgtatCTGGACAAAGTATTCAAGCTCAGGCAGAGCTCTGCACTGTGCCActctaaatgttaaaatgttaaataaacaaatggcaGGAGAAAAATTATTGCTTATCACATTCTAGTGAAAGTGCTGTTGAAAACAATGCAGCTGTTATATGGGACTGACTGCTGATGGGTGGATAATATTTTTCAGGGATTTCTTATTTTAGGTGTGATGAGACAAAGGAACAAAGGATGCCTTAGAGGAGAGGTTGCCTATATGCCTGGAAACCTCTTCAAAGCACACCGCCAAATGGATCTAACGCCTCCCCCTGCCACCTCTAGATCATGATACTTGGCTGAAGCTATTCCGCTATCTTTATGATCCCTCCTCCATCTATGGCGAACTATAGCCATGCAGGGGACCACACCATCTTGCAAAATGTCTCTCCTCTCGCCACGTTCCTCAAACTGACCTCTCTGGGTTTCATCATTGGAGTCGGTGTGGTTGGAAACCTCCTGATCTCCATCCTGCTGGTCAAAGACAAGAGCCTGCACCGGGCGCCCTACTATTTCCTGTTGGACCTGTGCGCCTCTGACATCCTGCGCTCCGCCATCTGCTTCCCCTTTGTCTTCACCTCGGTCAAGAATGGATCTGCCTGGACCTATGGCACGCTGACCTGCAAAGTGATCGCCTTCCTGGGTGTGCTGTCCTGTTTCCACACAGCGTTTATGCTGTTCTGTGTTAGCGTCACGCGCTACCTGGCTATCGCACACCACCGTTTCTACACCAAGAGGCTGACCTTCTGGACTTGTCTAGCTGTCATCTGCATGGTGTGGACGTTATCAGTGGCTATGGCGTTCCCGCCGGTGTTAGACGTAGGGACGTACTCTTTTATCCGGGAGGAGGACCAGTGCACGTTCCAGCATCGTTCCTTCAGGGCGAATGATTCGCTGGGCTTCATGCTCCTGCTGGCGCTCATTCTCCTGGCCACACAGCTGGTTTACCTCAAGCTCATCTTCTTTGTCCACGACCGTCGAAAGATGAAGCCTGTCCAGTTCGTGCCTGCTGTCAGCCAGAACTGGACCTTCCACGGGCCAGGCGCCAGCGGGCAGGCGGCGGCCAACTGGCTGGCTGGATTCGGTCGAGGCCCCACCCCGCCTACCTTGCTGGGCATTCGGCAGAACAGCAACGCAGCGGGCCGCAGACGTCTACTGGTGTTGGATGAATTCAAAACAGAGAAGAGGATAAGTAGAATGTTCTACATCATGACGTTTTTCTTCCTCGCACTGTGGGGGCCCTATCTGGTTGCCTGCTACTGGCGGGTGTTTGCAAGGGGCCCTGTAGTCCCTGGGGGCTACCTGACGGCAGCCGTGTGGATGAGCTTTGCCCAGGCTGGGGTAAATCCTTTCATCTGCATCTTCTCCAACAGAGAGCTCCGGCGCTGCTTCAGCACCACACTCCTCTACTGCAGAAAATCCAGGTTACCAAGGGAACCCTACTGCGTTATATGAAGGTTTTGctgtggtttttctttttctcgtCTATGTCTCTATTTCCCTGATTGATCTTGATCTGGGCTTGTTCCCATTGTACAGCGCACTCTCTCTtctatctctcttctcttcatcctccagtttttcctccttttcctccttctcctAACCCTTGTTTTTAGAGGTAGAAGGTGGACTGCCAATCACAAGGTTTTGCCAGGGTGATTGACTATGAAGTGGATCAAACATGGAGGCTGAAGGAATGGGAGTTCGCAGGAGGTCTGGATCCCCTCCTGTGTTTATGTTCTAGTAAACAGACATGTGGAAGGCCATGCCaatgcaaaaaagcaaaaagttgaagaagaacaaaaaaaaatgaaaaaagaattgacaaaacactaaaacaaaCCCTCTTGCTTTGGATTTTTTGAAGATGCGTTATTCTGTGAGGTGTGAAATACataaacatgaaaagaaaaagaaacaagaacaaaaaacaaagaaatgataCCTCTCAAGCAATCACTggaaatgttttacatttaagAGTTGCACTAAAAAGAAGATGtaaagatgcttttttttttggtcaacagTTGCCATTTGCATTGCAAGGAcaacgttttttttgttctttttattccaAACTTAACAATGAATGCTTTAATTTGCAACAGACGACACAATCGCTGTAAGTAAAGCAAAACTGTTGGAATACACCATCACAAGAGGATAAAATGGTTTTAATGTAAGTGATATCTTTTTTCATTTACCGGGCGGGGGCTTAACGCTGGGGATTTACAATGTGTGGTTTTGAAGTTGCAACTACAAACTAGAAATTATTCTTGTAGTTTTACGATCCATATGTCCCTAGTGTACGGCATTGTTATTTTCTTATCaccttttacaaaaaaaagaggaaaaaagatgaaatggtgtttggattttgaaaaaaaagttgctttTAAGGACAAACTTGTGCttaaaaaagacattgaaaaagtagttaAATGTTTCATCATATCCATGTACCTAAACACTATCATATTGTTACCGTATTGCTGATGCCACTCCGGGTGTTCTTGCCTTAATGGTTATGATATTGTCATATTGTTTCTTGGTTGTtgggtatttttatttatttcattcccTCCTAAAAAGTTGTTCTTTAGATGCaaggggagttttttttttcttttcacatcaATGTGAAGTGCatgtccatttttttaaaagctggtCCACTCCCATGAGCATCACAGGCCATACACTGAGCAGCCCGTTTTTATCTTGCAATGGTTTGCTACACCCCACAGAGTGCTCAGAGCAcagggagtgtgtgtgcacgtgcgtgtgtgtgtatgtgtgtgtgtgtgtgtgtgtgtgtgtgtgtgtgtgtcagtgggtGCATGTTTGTGCGTTTCAAAGCGTGCGTGCTGCTGTGTGGATCAGACAACAGTCACTTCAAGACCAGAGCCTTAGTATGAAATCTTGCAcaatttgtaaaaaatgtaaaagacaaaaaaaaaagacatttaaggCACACCGTCTTGTTTCTACTTTCCCTACATTTGCTCTCTACTGATTGTTTTCAATgacttactttttttctcttgtggccattttaatatttattatgtattcttttttttgtaaattatagatagATTGTGTGTAAGTATGtgagtcttttattttgaagtcccGAATGTGAGTACAGTTTCAGTTAGGATTGCATTTGCTGAAAGTTAACTGTGTAATCTGttgctttttgaaaataaaaagtttccattttacaacatttgtttttatcccTGTCATTGGGTGGAGATAATTCTGTATGGCCAACAACAGCTGGAAAACATCTGCACTACCCCTCAAAATTGGTGCAGTCATGGTAGTGTTTTTAAACGGTGCTTGGGTCAAGTGATGAATTTGCCAAAATCCACCTGCAGGTCAAAGATTTGtattttcctctctaaaacatTTTGTGAGGCTTTATTAATACTCAAAGTGGTTAAATCTTTACATTGTGATTGCTAAATATTTTAATGCCACTGCTGAAATGTTATAATGtccatattttgtatttaaataacTTGGTATTTCTACACGATTTTCTATGTGTCATTTGTGTCTCTTTATATGAGAAGgtgataaaatgtttaaatgcgTCTCCTCCGGAACACAATCTGTTTTGTCATGTGAGTCCTTGGGACAGCTTGTCAAAACAGAAGATATGCCCAACCTTGTAATTGAATGAAAAGCATGTTTGACATTTAATGGGAATAATCTCCATTAATATAACCCTGGGCACACCTGCCCTTGCATTGTTTTATTCTGTGTTAAAGGGGAATACCACTGAATTTCAGATGGAATTTATGTGGGTCCAATATGGAATACTGGCAAACCACTCTGGATTAATGAATACCCTTGCACTGAGCCCTGCAGCCATAAATGACACAGTGCTTGTCCCATTCCCTCATTTTAAGGTCACATTGATGTGCAGCTGCACggaaaataaattttaaaagatGGAAATGAGAACTATGGAAATTTGAACAAATACAAAACTCATTTCGAAGAAATTTGCCACTTGATATACCTCATAATGCCTTGTAATGAGGTAATGTTACTAAATTggaaggatttctttttttaattccgCATACTTTCCTTCAAGAATAAAGAAAGAATTTctctttgttaaaataaatggaagTAGTGGAGTAGTAAGTGgagtgtaaaaaacaaaatctattaGAGCCCCTGTTGTTGAACAACATTAGAGTTCAAAACCGAGGCTAATAACGCCCATAAGTGTAAGGcgtgtgttttcttaaattgaGTGGTATTTCCCTGTAATAGACTGTGATTACAGTATGTTGGCAACGACTGAAAGCTAATATGTGCATCTGCAAGAATACAGTGTAAACTGAATAATACAATATTTGTAAATGCCAATTTTGTATGATTCAGACATCATTGTAGCATTTTGCTTTTTAACCAAAATGTGTTCCACTGTCCtatttattcccccccccctaaaaTATGATGCTGAAATGTCTTGTAAAGACCAAGGTGCAGGTTCCATGATGAGAAATATCTATTAGGGATCCATTATCATCAAAACGTTGGCAATTACCCTTTAATTCTGGACATTGATCATTCCAATTTGATCCAAAAGGGCCAAGTTATTGTTATGAGAGCATTTATTGAAATTGAAAGGAATGTTACAGTAATATATCAGGAAATGCTCTGGTCTGGTTTTACATGATGTCTTTTTCTGGAATTATGAAACCTGCAGGTTTCACAATTCGTGATTCTTCTTATTGAATGAGGCAGTTAATGACGAAAACAAAAAGGACATGCTGTGAGATTTAATCTTAATTGGGGCTGTGCTATATGAGACTCAGAGAAGGAATTAATTATTACTTATCTATAGTTTAGCCTCATTTGGCATATGCAAATCATAAACTGTGTCACTTTTGAGCACTGGCCCATTTTCTTGCATGTTCATTCACATGACCACTAATTCTGTTCCTCTCAACGTCTGAGGGAAGATGACAGGCAGAGGTAGAGAGCGGTTCATTCTGGCATATCTAACAGTGGACTCTTTTCCCTTCTGAGGTAACATGTCTCATGAGAAACATGGAGAAACATATTGTTCATAATGAAACGATTAAAAGCTGTACCATCTGACTAAGATTGGTTCTTTGCACTTTTGTTTAGATCCtagaagaaagcaaaaaaaaactgaccatTTGTGTGAGGCAATTATAACGCTTTGCTATAGATACTTTCCATTTAACGATCAGAAGACTTTTCCATTGGATTTTTGGCTGCCAATGAATAACACCACCATCCCTAATTCCATGTCACTCTCTTGTATCTCATTGGATTTGTGCAcaaaatttcagttttttaatggACTGCACGGCCATGGGCTCGGAAAAAAAGCATCTCATCATCCAGCCCTTATTTGCTGTCTACAATTGAGTAAATACCATCTGTTGACTGGGAATCATAGggtttttttctaaaaaggaGGGGGGAACAAGCTCAACTAATGTGAGCCTTTCTGCATTCTTAAGCATTTTCTATTTGTATAATGCACCACCAAACCTTAATTAAAGTGCAGTAAGGGTATGTGCTGAGGAAGCACTCAAATATAAAATAGCAGCACTGAATGGAATGGAGTGGATGACTCAATCTTCTGACAAGTTACTCAGGATAAGGTTGAATTGCTTTCTGTGTTGGCATCACCCCTACTCTCTGCATTTCTGTATAATTGTGTGACCGCTTGAAAACAAAGCTGGGAATACAACGGTTAAACTAAGTCTTGTAAATTTCTCCAGgactttcattttgttttaagaaatCACATGTATTTTGTGGCGTTTTGATATTTGAGATACTTggtaaaatttattttattttttttcttttgtgtgtaaaaGCATGCATGCGTGTTTGTGCAGGAGTCTGGTTTGTTGAGTGAGCCGATGACAGTGtggaatgtgtgtgcgtgtgtatgtgtctgctctgcgtgcatgcgtgcgtgcatgcgtacTTGCAGCAGGGTCAATCACTATCAGTGTGTCACAACAGGCTGTGAAGCGGTCCTCTTTTCAGCAGATTACATGTTAGCAGTCATCAAAGGGTAGAGCTGCATGTATTTTTCCCTCTAATATGGTTTTGCAGCTTATGATGGCTAATGTGCTTCACAAATTGGTCATGGTGAAATGAATGATAATGCAAGGATCACACATTGTGTGTCTACATTTGTAGGTGTTATTAACATTTTGCTATTTTTGTCACGTTTTCTTTGGCTATTAGAGTTTAACTCTGCCCTGCTTTTTGTCCGCTCATAATCCATTGCAGAACCAAGCTGGTTCTTTCAAAAAAGTGAATtgaaatgcacaaacacatttgaaatcCAGAGTGGCAGAATAAATCCTACGACATTATATGGTCTGACAATACAGTGTGCACCCCTAAATAATGAAGAATAACATGGCATTAGGTAAAAGATCCAGGGGGAGACAAGCtccaataaaacacaacataatgATAATTTCCATTCCCTGGAGGGGGCAgccctgtgaaaaaaaaaaaggttgctgCATCATTGTTGACTAGCTATTAGCAATTACAGGCAGTGCAGGCCATCTGAATATCCAATGATCAGCGGGATGGCCTGATAGAATTTGCAAGTGGATAAAGATTATTTCTCATAATATCCCAGTCTTTATTCTTCATTTCAAACACACCCCAACCCAACCCCCCGCCCTGCACCCTCAAAAACTTCTGCAGCCCATCATGCAAATGCCTATAAAGAATAATCCCtgctttatttaatattaactGATAAATTGCGGATGGAGCTTCAAAGGTTCCGTCCTGCATATTTAAACAGTAatattttctcctctctcctgaAATGTAAGATTCAGTGGTTGGATCAGTTCTCAGGAAATTAGCTAGAGTACATTTTAGTCTTggttctcctttttttctgtgtcacACCTGTATGCGCTAGAAGGTAACTCTGGGCTATGCGGAAGTCTTCAAAGGTTCTGTACAAGAAAAGTTACCGCgtgcttatttggggttttgctATCATAGTAGAATTAAAGATTAGATTAATAGATTAAGGGTATTAAGGATAGATTGATCAAATAAATTGCAGAATGTAATTTGTAGTATTTGTGTTGCTGCAGAAAGAACAAAATAAGTACTCGGTTTAAAGGAATGGGTTTCCATTTTGAGAAATACgctttatttgctttcttgccaagattATAGATAAGAAGACTGATACCATTGACATGTCTGTATGCTAGTAGTGAGAGCTAGAAGCTACCGACCGTAGTTGGCTAACCTGGTTAagcacaaagactgaaaatTGTGGGGAAAAGCTAGCATGGTTGTTTTGAGGCAACAAAATCCACCTTCAAGCAACTTTGAAGCTCACAAATAAACACTACCATTTGTTTTATCTGCATTATTTGATGGAGGGTTATGTGTTGGACTATTTCTGAGTCTTCGCTAATTGGCTGGCAGCTAGTCCCCAAGCAAGAAACAGAAAGTGTTAAGAGGTGCTGGGTAGGCAGGTTTTGTTACCTCTGGAATGAGCCAAGCTATCTGTTTTCATCCTCCTgttgctaagctaactggctgcctGCAGCAGCTTCATAGTTCCAGTACAGACATgacatctaactctctgcaagaaagtgaATTAACAAATTCCCAAAATGTGAAACGGATCATGTTGCAGGATCCCTGCTTCTTATACAACTGCTAcacagtttttttctctgttgttgCACCCTGAAAGGAGATGTTGCTGTTGTGAATGCAGGATACATGCAGGGCTACAAGTGGTATACTTGCAAGTGTGGGTGGCAAAATCACACGGTGGGGGGGAAAAGTCAACAATGTTGTGACATCTGTAGGTACATTGTGTACATTGTGTTGTGCAGAACAAACCATGCAGGATTGAGTTTATAGGAATGTAACGTTGGAGTATAATGTCATCCTCCTGTGAATGGGTGATTTGAGCTGCAGTGTGTTCGGAGAACAGGTCAGGCTGTAAACTCCCATAGGTTCTGTTTCTTTAACTGTTAAATCCTCTTGTTGCGGGGGGTAGTCAAGAGTAAACACGTCCTCTTTGGCTGCTAAGACTTAGGATGAGTGATGAGAGACATGGATAGGTCACGATTGGTGGGGTTAGTACTTAAGCAAGTGTACACCAAAGTTGGAATATGCAAAGAGTGAGTCCTGGTCGAGAGTAATCCTCCAACAAGGATTACCGTGTCTTTTTCATGCTAGATTAAAGGGTCCCATGATACCATGTCGGGCTGTCCAAATCAATGTGCTGGATGACAAATTATCAGCGTCATCACTTTTGGTATCCTTATAACCTTTTTGCCCCTCATAATGAGTGTGATTTGGCTGGCTTTTGTGCTTCCATTCTTCAATACCCCTGATTTGGGAAGGCTGACCAATTGCGAGCCAATCTGGTCCCATCACTGTCTGTGTCTCATTGAGAGTTGCATTGAGATAATCGTCTTATCCACCAGGtgtgctgacacacacacacacacacacacacacacacacacacacacacacacaacacacacgcacacaccacacacacacacacacacacatgcacccagAGTCTGAAATAAGGAGATCTGAATAACTACCCACAGTAGTCAGcagaaagtggaaaaaaaagtatttgggtCCACGAAAATTGAGTGTTTGATGATTTAGGTTGCTGGTGGTGATAGCATCTGACTGAAAAACGCCTCTCTCATCAATGAGCCTAGTCCTTTTATTCCACTCAAATTAGACCAAGCTTGTTTgataaaactgacaaaactaGCAGGCACTGCAAACATTTTGCTAACAGACTAAATATTCACAAGCTGCTATGTGGCTTATAGGGCTTTCAGAGTATTATGATTCGCAGCAAGGAGGCTGAGACGAGCTATTCTCATCACACTGTATTTGCGGAGGGCAATCTGTCATGATGAAAAGCCAAACGTGTACATTATGGTGTCTAGATTTACAACACGCAACCAGCTGCTTACATCTGCTCACAGTGGGGCACACCTTGCCTCCAGAGgagcaaagaaaataaatattagaGAATTTATACATGCATTCAGAGATCTTTTTTAAGCGTGTGCCCGAGCTTTAATAATGTTGTTCTGAGGATAATATCATTATGTATTGATTTATCATTTGTTTTCATCCATggcatttgggaaaaaaaaaattggggtgTTTATACAGACGATTTGTTGCCACTAATTTGGCATGTTTCGTGATGAATACAAGGGCTTTTGGAAACAAAAGAGGGGTGTCGGTGGGCGCGTGGTGTGGTTGGGTAGAGAGTTCATCCACtcattttcttgtgtttacaGCCTGTTCAGCACATCTCTTCTCCCTTTTCGTCTACTCTCTcgctcctctcttcctctcgtATCTCCCTTCCTCCTTTATTTTTGGAACCATCTCATTCTTGTGAGTCAGGCATGTCATGCTCACAGGCTCGGTCTAGCGAGCTCtcgcctcctcctccccctgccCCGTGTCCTGTCGTTTATGATATTAGAACAGAAGGGAGACCGAGCAGGAGGAAACACGACTCTTCATCTTTCTTTCTCAGGCAGAGAGGGGAGAAGGGGAGAAATAAGGCTTTGGGAATTCTTAATTCACCATATTTACATAGTTGACAGATAATGGATGGATGTGGTGTATGATCGCTAGTGTAACAACTGCTGAAAAAGAGTCTTGAGAAGGTGACAAGCGGCGCAATTTCAAACCTAAGACTGCAAATTTCAAAACTACTGCATTTATGCCCCATTTGTGGAACAAAATCAATGTGATAATGCAACCACATTTTTGATCCATCTTAATTTGTCGATTAGTGTTGattgatgatatctgactgacTGATATTTGATCAGTCATGTCACCTGCACTTCTGTtgtcacacaaacacgcacacacttttAAACAACAGTGGCTCCAAAGGGAACAGGTAATTGCCATATTTGTAAGACagtgtcattttttaaagtagttttcTTGCTAATAAGGTAGATCATCTCTAGGACAATCTATGCTAATGAAGTTGCCTTGGAAACATCGAATATATACATCAAACGCATCATTCCGCTGGCTGAGTT from Etheostoma spectabile isolate EspeVRDwgs_2016 unplaced genomic scaffold, UIUC_Espe_1.0 scaffold00003846, whole genome shotgun sequence includes the following:
- the LOC116676842 gene encoding probable G protein-coupled receptor 85, translated to MIPPPSMANYSHAGDHTILQNVSPLATFLKLTSLGFIIGVGVVGNLLISILLVKDKSLHRAPYYFLLDLCASDILRSAICFPFVFTSVKNGSAWTYGTLTCKVIAFLGVLSCFHTAFMLFCVSVTRYLAIAHHRFYTKRLTFWTCLAVICMVWTLSVAMAFPPVLDVGTYSFIREEDQCTFQHRSFRANDSLGFMLLLALILLATQLVYLKLIFFVHDRRKMKPVQFVPAVSQNWTFHGPGASGQAAANWLAGFGRGPTPPTLLGIRQNSNAAGRRRLLVLDEFKTEKRISRMFYIMTFFFLALWGPYLVACYWRVFARGPVVPGGYLTAAVWMSFAQAGVNPFICIFSNRELRRCFSTTLLYCRKSRLPREPYCVI